In the genome of Lathyrus oleraceus cultivar Zhongwan6 chromosome 4, CAAS_Psat_ZW6_1.0, whole genome shotgun sequence, the window gtaaataactttatttatttatttatttattttactcGACTTATTTTTGGGGTCTTTTTATATCGAGTTTTTTTAAGCATATCCAATTAATTTTCATTGATTTTAAGTTTTCATGATTTGatcattttaatttaattccAAACCTTTAAATTAACcttttttaaatttattttcttaactaaaatcagaagaaaaagattacctggatgaaagGTCTAGTCGTAATCCGGAATGTTAtgcccaagttgtaagagcttgcaagtcataagtgtTCCTCTTCCCTctaaaacacttgtaaatattcaaattTCCTTCctcaataaaatctgaagaaaatgcttacctggatgaaatatctagttgtaatcccgaatattagacccaagttgtaagagcttgcaagccatatgtatccgtcttctcttcaaaacgctccaatattcaaatcattttcataagtgaatatgaagaaaaagattacctggatgaaatatccagtcgtaatctcgaatattaggcccaaagttgtaagagcttgtaagccctatgtattcgtcttctcttcaaaacgctccaatattcaaatcattttcataagtgaatcTGAAGAAAAAGAGTATCTGGATGACATATCTAGtcgtaatcctgaatattaggcccaagttgtaagagcttgtaagaCCTATGTATttgtcttctcttcaaaacacttgtaaatattcaaacttcttttctcaataaaattgaaagaaaaatattacctggatgaaaggtccagacgtaatcccgagtattagacccaagttgtaagagccTGCAAGTCATAAATGCTCGTCTTTCAAGCCAAAAAAaacattcaaccaatcaaactcttttttcgcCGTCGTGCGATCGATCAggaaaaccttttcataaacgaaagaaATCTTAtcttaaggtgatgtaaagcaatgcttcgtccataattattgagttgagataagtgacgtctttctgaatgttgatttgtaaatccatttgatgtgtggtatacgtcagctcctcatctgttttgggtaaaacaatgttcttcgttgattaataaaatatagctttcgctaaaatcgataaacaaacaaacattttctacccagaactacgtaagccttgagttttctattgcacctggagatacgtaggagcaggatttgtaaatcttgtcaggcccattaataaaaaaaattaggtttagtccccttcgttgcaaaatccaaaaacatcttctcttttattttaatcctattattctttccctcataataacttgagaagcctaacatttctaaaATAACACTAACAtgcacaactaacctaatggttaccgttgagtacaacagacgtgaggggtgctaataccttccccttgcataatcgactcccgaaccctgacATTGTTacgacgaccataatcattgtcgttatttcttgggttttattgatatttcccctttcctttttaggaataaataaagttcggtggcgactctgtttagtccatcatgcTAGCGTGCGATTGCGTTTtgctaagtcgtgttctcatttttcgaggtgcgacagatggcgactctgctggggaaacagacttccctaagtgagtcaagcctagttaggtcatttgtgtgcctttgtttgtttacttgtgtggcttttttattactttttctatttttattgTCATATTAATAtaatctgttgtattggttccattatgctttggtacttggatacttTTATTTCAAACCTTGTGAGAAAGAATTTTTACCCaagtctcgagtaaaaacataagatatTACGAGGTTGAGTAGTGTGGGTCCGTGAGATGAACTTCTCGTTGGGTCAGTGCGAGAACCTTACTTAAGAGTAGATCCTTGGGAGGATGTTGTCGCCCGACAAGTAAGTTGacgtaagcttcgatattttctttaggatccatgactctgaggaCCATTTGTAGAAACTTAATCCTTTGTCCAACTAGAAAAGATGGTTGCATAGTATGGGTatgcgagatgaatttctcgttggatcgacgcgagaacctcacttagagtagattctttagatggagttgatgcccgacaagtaagttTTCATAAGCAGCAAGCAatctaatggatccatgactctaggaacttttttgAAACCCTATACCATACCTTGTGAGAACGCGTTTCTATACGAAGCAATTAGACTTATCCATACCTCGAGCCTATTGAACTTATACAAAAAATGCATCACATTCATCCacatacattgcatcaacatcataaaaagcaaacttttagttgtctcttatttgtttcaagaattgagaacttgaaaatgacaactCCAAGAAGAAACACTTTCTCACTTAAATACAAGGAACCTAAGCTTGACAATCTGAAAGGTTTGATCTCTGATTTGACTCTTAGTAAGCGTGATGACTTTAGAAAAGACTATGGGAAATTTTTGAGCCTTATGACTAAGAAAGTTGACTATGGGATTATCAGCTCTTTGGCACAATATTCTTATCCACCTCTACACTATTTCACATTCGTTGATTTCCAACTAGCTCATACTTTGGAAGAAGTTGAGAGAATCGTGGGTCTAAAGTTGAAAGATTTCAATCCATTTCTAAAGCTCGAAGAGGAAGTGGGCCCAAAGAAGATAGTTTTAGCCCTAAGTATCAATGTCCCAATTGTTCTAGCCAATTGGGTCGAGAAAGGGGGTTTCAAAGGTTTTTCCATGAGGTTCTTGGAAGAATTAGCTCTGAAGTTCAAGAAAGAAGGAAATTGGAACACATTCTATGTTGTGTTGGCTTTATTGATCCATGGGATTGTGCTCTTCCCAAACGTTGAAAAGTTTGTGGATCATGTAGCCGTAGAAGTCTTTCTCTCTGGAAATCCTGTACCATTTCTCTTAGCTAACATTTACCATGCCCTTCACGCTCGACATGAAAAGAGGGGTGGAACTTTGTTATGCTGTGCTCCTTTGTTTTATACTTGGTTCATGCAACATATGCCCGAAAAAGGCCACTTTATGGCAAATGAACTTAAATATCCTCAAAGACTAGCTTCTCTCACTGCAAGTTCTATTAGATGGTATATCCGAGAGTGGGAAACCCCATACATCATTGTCAGTTGTGGGGAATTTCCTAATGTTCCGTTGTTAGGtactaagggttgcatcaattataaccctATGTTATCTCGAATGCAACACAGCTACTCCATGGATGGCCTTCCTGAAGTAAAGAACTTACAACCATTTGTGCTCTTTGATATCCAAGCAAGTAATCCTGATGTAAGAGTGATCCGAAAGGCTTGGTTGAAGATTGTTAGGAAGAGTAAAGAGTTTGGAAAAATAAACACTCTTGTCAAAGAACCTTACACTCGATGGGTGAAAAAAAGAGTTGAAGAAATTCATTTGCCATTTATCTTTAATGCTTCAGCTTTTCCTAAAGTTCCTGAGTCAAAGCCCATATTCCCTAAGGAAATGGAGAAACTCGTTGCTAAGGTTAAGGAGCTCGAGTTGGAGAATACCGAATTACGGATTCAGATGTACCGAGCTATCTTGGAAAATCAAAATTTGAAGGATGAACATAAGGGGAAAGCCCAGGAACTTGAAGATATTAACAAGAGAGCCAGGCTATTGGAAGACCAGAAGGACGGTATTGATCATATCCTTATAGGTTCCACATCAGTGATCTAGACCAGAAAGGAAGAGCTCAAGAAAGCTGAATATAGAATTTGTGAGTTAGGAAGGATGTTAGATAGGTCTCTTATGGAAAAGAAAGAAATTAAGCTCGACCTTGAGGCACAGATTTGTGAACTGAAGGACACTCtaaagaaatgaaaagaaaagTTGTCATGTGAGATACTCCAAAAGGAAGAAGCTGAAAGAAACTGTCACCACCTCAAGTACCGGTTGGAAGAAGCTAATAGGAGGTTTGCAGTTTTGGAGAGCCAAGAAGGTGATGCAACCTACTTGCTTCTAAAGAATGTTTGCGTGTATCGGAAAAGGCTGTATAGAGAGACTAGGGTAGCCTTAGATGAAGATCAGCAGGTCATCAAGAAACTCCAAGAGCTCTATATTGAATGGAATGGCAAATTCCGCAACTTAGCTAGATTTTTTAACCTTAACATGTTGGAACTCCCAGAAAAACTCCAAGAAGTCGTTTGGTGTATGTGTCCAGAAAACACACCTCCTCAAGTTTTCAATTTTGTCAAGTTTTGCAAGAAAATGGTGAAGGAGCTCACCATAGATCTTGCTACGATCATAAGAGCTGAGACGGAGCTTAAGTTTACTTGTACTTGAATCTGAATTGTTGGTGTTTGAATCTTTTGTATTTAAATTTGAATCATTTGTACTTGAAGTTAAATcattttgtacttgaatttgattttaatttATGGAAGTTGTCATTTTGGGCCTCAGTTATTACG includes:
- the LOC127137027 gene encoding uncharacterized protein LOC127137027; translation: MTTPRRNTFSLKYKEPKLDNLKGLISDLTLSKRDDFRKDYGKFLSLMTKKVDYGIISSLAQYSYPPLHYFTFVDFQLAHTLEEVERIVGLKLKDFNPFLKLEEEVGPKKIVLALSINVPIVLANWVEKGGFKGFSMRFLEELALKFKKEGNWNTFYVVLALLIHGIVLFPNVEKFVDHVAVEVFLSGNPVPFLLANIYHALHARHEKRGGTLLCCAPLFYTWFMQHMPEKGHFMANELKYPQRLASLTASSIRWYIREWETPYIIVSCGEFPNVPLLGTKGCINYNPMLSRMQHSYSMDGLPEVKNLQPFVLFDIQASNPDVRVIRKAWLKIVRKSKEFGKINTLVKEPYTRWVKKRVEEIHLPFIFNASAFPKVPESKPIFPKEMEKLVAKVKELELENTELRIQMYRAILENQNLKDEHKGKAQELEDINKRARLLEDQKDEKLSCEILQKEEAERNCHHLKYRLEEANRRFAVLESQEGDATYLLLKNVCVYRKRLYRETRVALDEDQQVIKKLQELYIEWNGKFRNLARFFNLNMLELPEKLQEVVWCMCPENTPPQVFNFVKFCKKMVKELTIDLATIIRAETELKFTCT